The following nucleotide sequence is from Primulina tabacum isolate GXHZ01 chromosome 2, ASM2559414v2, whole genome shotgun sequence.
GTTTTGTTTCTCACTTTGTATGCTTTGTAAATATACAAGGGGAAAAGATTGAAAATTCTGGCAACTATACATTTATGAAAATTTCCTACTTCCGTCGGACATCGCATCACATCCCGAATAAAGGTGGGAAAAAATACGGAAGTTTCGCTATATCGAGATTATAATATCGAAAAATACTGAACTAATGGTATATCGAAGATTTCGGTACGATACGGTAACAATATCGAATTTTTTGATACGATAACGGTCtgtaatttgaaaattttggtacaCAAAACTTTTTAATTCTAAAGGCAAATGTTAATTATCTTTAATACAAACAAAAAATAGAGATTTGTTGGGGCATAATTCAGAATATAACATATGCATATTGAAATTTGCAAATAAAAAATTCCTTTAGAAATCCTCAACCCAATTTGaagaattaaaattataataaaatacttAAATTTGACTACAAAATCAAATTGAATTCTCCATTTTACTCGTATGACAGCAAGAAACTTAAATCTTACCGAGGGTAAATAGGAGATTAGGCAAGATTATGCTCTGGCATAAGGTAATTTGCTCTGGCAAAGTAAAACCTGAGGATCTCACTAGTACAGTGTATTAATCTCTCCCTTCCACATAATTTTTCTCATTATCATTAGCAACAAAAAATCTCCGCCGGTGGTCGGGACACGAGACGCCGGCACCGGAACCGAGGTCTAATGAAGGAAGATTACTTGAAGTTGTTCGTGGAGGAAACCTCATGGTACAATGACATCGTATTGGGTTCAATGCTTCCGGAGAAGTGGTGCGCTGCATTACCTCACTTCTACAGAGGGTGGCTACGGAACTACGTTGGAGGCACTTTGCTTTATTTTATCTCTGGGATTTTGTGGTGTTTCTATATCTACTACTTGAAGCGCAATGTTTATATTCCCAAAGGtacttttctttttttatgTTTCAACTTTACACTGGTTATAATTTTTTCAtggactttttttttttctttttttcttttttggttttcttaatttttttattcgaTTTTGTTTATCTACCTTACCTGAAAATCAAAAGTTTCCATTTTGTAAaggttttttttaatatatgtatatattttggGGTATAAAGCTTGTGCCGATTTTGTGCAATAATGGTGATTAATGCGTGGTTTCTTGCTTTGTTTTGATTCTTTTTCTTGAAGAGGCGGATGGGTTGAGGGTGTTTCTTTGTTTAATCTGCTGCCTATGTAGTTCTGCTCAGTTTCACTTTTGCTGCTTAAACTTGGATCTGAATATATCGTCAACTgtcatttgaaattcaatttctGAATCTTTTCCGCTACACAGTAGTAAACACATGTTCTCGATTGTGATACCTGGCATATAATTATTTGGATTTTTTGTTGATTATTTGAAGTAATTTTTGTATCTACTGGATTTCGTTCTCTTACTGGCCTTATCTGCGTCATGAATCTTGTTAAACTTTTGAACcaattattgagatgttgataaAACTAACCAGGATCATTCTCTGCATTCAAAAAATCTGCTGAGCAAGTTTATCAAGTGACATGAATGGTTtctttatttttgttgaaacTGTCATTTCCCCAAAAAATATGTGTGGAGCATGTACTCTATTCTATGTTATTTTCTTTGATGAAATATGTCCCATGTTCCAGTTGGCTGTCCCAATTTTATCCATAGCTTAAAGTTATTATGGAACATATCAATGGTAAATGATGGAAAGTTAAGGCTCTtctctgcatgttttattttgGAGCACTGTAATGATGATTTGCAGGCGCTAGATAAGAGAGTCAGGTTCTTAAGGTTCTCCAAATTACTCTGGTGTTTATCACGTCAATTGCTTCCACTTTTTGTGTGCATAGAACTGAATTTAACTCTCATTCAAAGTTGTGTTGTGATTTATTGGCTGTGTAAGATTGGTTGTGAAAGTAGAAATCAAGGGGAAGATCTTATCCAGGTAAACGTGATACACCTTTcacatgtaattttttttgagattttatttgatGTTTTTCTAAGAATCCAGGTTTCACCCTGCAATTACATTAGATGGCTTTCCTCGTGCCTGTTATTTTGAAGTTATTTGGAGCCAGGTTCTTAAGGTTCTCTAAATTACTATAATGTCTATCATGTCAATTGGTTCTGCTTTCTTATGTGTATAGCTAAATTTAACTCTCATACAAAGTCACGTTCATTGGCTATGTGAGATCCCTTgtgaaaaatataaatcaagGGGAAGATCTTATCTGGGTCAGTGCGATACACGTTTTGCTTGTAAAATAATTCGAGATTTTGTTTGATGTTTTTCTAGGAATTCATATTTCACCCTGCAATTACATTAGATCGCCCCTTGGCTCCGCCAATTTTTGGGAACAAATCTTGACACCAGtatataaattcttaatttaacTTGGTGTAAGGAATGATGTCCATGATAACCTGTTTTTTACAGATTCCATTCCCTCGAAAAAAGCCATGTTTTTGCAGATAGGAGTTGCCATGAAAGCCATGCCATGGTACTGTGCTCTTCCGACAATATCTGAATACATGATTGAACATGGATGGACAAAGTGTTATTTGAGGATATGTGATGTTGGGTGGATTCCTTATCTTTGCTATACGATTATCTATCTAGTAATAGTGGAGTTTGGGATTTATTGGATGCACCGGGAATTACATGACATAAAACCGCTTTATAAGTATCTTCATGCCACTCATCACATTTATAACAAGCAAAATACACTTTCTCCCTTTGCCGGTaagttcttgtttattttgtcTTTCATATCTCCTATTAAGTCTTTCAATGAAATAGCCACACTCGAGTTATGCAAAGATCGTGTgtaatttattttttgcatttttGGTCTTAGAGAAATTACACAAGGAATAGACTTTGAGTCTTTGACAACATAAAAACAATTTAgtaaaatatattcaaaatttttatatatttgtcACTTTACAATTTTCTCGCAGATCTCTGTTGAACATGAGTACACGAGTTATAATGTGGCAAACTTTAGGATTTGTGACCTTTGTTTTTGCCTGGTGTGTTTATAGATTGAAGTTCCTGTATTAAGTAAAGGATCTTAGACATAATTTAAAATGCATTCAGTTTGAGAACTTCGGAGTACATCATCATTATTGAAGACAGCTTTTGAAAAGAGAATTTGCAATTTACTAATGAGTTCAGATTACATTTTCTTGAATCGTTTGATCTAACACACCCTCATTGAATTATGCATAAGAAGCAGCCTCTGTATGTGTCTGCTGATTATATTTTCTTTATGTTTATCCTTGGAAATTAACACTTGTTCATCAattggatacttattctttattttatttggaaTAGGTCTGGCTTTTCACCCGCTCGATGGGATATTACAGGCGGTACCTCATGTCATAGTTCTCTTTTTAGTACCAGTGCATTTTACCACACACATAGCACTTTTATTTATCGAGGCCATATGGACTGCAAATATTCACGACTGCATACACGGGAAACTATGGCCTGTGATGGGCGCAGGGTACCACACAATTCATCACACCACTTATCGCCACAACTATGGCCACTACACAATATGGATGGACTGGATGTTCGGAACTCTCCGTGATCCAATGGAAGATGAGGCCAAGAAAATGTAACATATGCAGTGTTAGTCCTCTATGTACTTGTGTATTTGGTTTGTGCTTCATTCGGTTGTATGACCATGATTATGctatatatgtaaattttacaCATGGTAGATGTTCAGAATGGAGGGGTTTTGATGTTCTTGTAATAAGTCGCGACACGATCATCTCTATATTCAATCTCTATCACCTGCAAGTCGAGCTTTTGATGCATTTTTCCTCATTGAGTTTTGAGTCCATTTTTTCACGACTCTGCGATTTATGGCCAGCTTGTTGATGTGAGCCTATAGTCGGTAGAGCAAAACGTACTAGAAAAAACCTTCCACTGAAAATTATCTGAATCAGCCGTTGTTGGATTCCATCTGTTTTTCAGGATTTTAAACCCAAATTGTAGAATTCATGACAATGTTTGGTTTTGTTTTCAGAGAAATATGCTTAGttttgtttggaaatttttttttttttactgcaGACATCAAATAACACGAGAAGATTGGATAAAATTACTTTTaaacttaaaaaatatttagtcAACTCTCTTTAGTTGTGAGGATGAAAGGTATGATGTGGATCGGTTTCTCGCATATTTATAATTTGCCCAATCCATGAGGTACAACCACATGCAACCACATGATATGaaagttttgaaaaaaatttaaaaatatcttatTCCCTTTGGTCAAATAAAAAATTCCCTCGAGTGTTACATTGTACAGCACAGATTGCCCACATGGATTTATGACATTCTATTGGATGCTCAGGCACATTACATCATTCCTGATCAAAGATTAATTTCTtggattcaaaatttaaatagaaGGAGGTTTTGCATATAATCTTACATATTTCAAAACAGGACCTCATTTTTTTCAAGTGTCCCATGTATTGGACTATGcctttgtttataattttttaaaattgtccTATACGTTTGCTTATATAAAgaatatagataaaaaaaaGTTGACCAAAGTCATTTTTTAATACGGACGAAAGATTTATCATCTATATGAGATTAAATCATGAGTTATTGTGAGGTAAAAAAAACCGAATCTAAAATGTCCATAGCTGTTCCAAGTGAAATACCGGCAactccaatttttttaaaaatatactgCTTAATATCATAGAAAATTAGAAACCATGTTGTACAGAAGAGCCACTATCCAAATATCTATAGTACAAACTTATGTAACTCATTTACTATAGAAAATTCATTGGGCTGAATGAAAACCATGTTTGTGTTTCTTGAAATGAAATTTGGAAGCCCTAAATTTTATCATCTCCTAAAAAGTAAAACTCTTTGGTCGAAATCTTATTTGTGTCAGTGGCCCCGATGTATATATCCAAGGTTTTTCTAAAATTACATACATTAGGAGAGAGAATCGAACTTAGGATGTCGGCTAATTGTGTGTGATCAAATGGGCTACAAgccccatatatatatatatatatatatatatatatatattcaatttaGACAGAACATATTTAATACCAAATATAATTGCGAAAAATAAGACCGAAACTACAACATAAATAAAAACTACCGAACAATCAAAATATCAAGtagttttaataaaattttgtttcaTACATTAGTACAAAATTTATCATAATCAAATCTCTTGGAGAATTTCTAAAAAAGGTCGGCATTATTTCTTTTACTTTAATATTTATCAAAAGAGCACAATACCCCCACTCCctgtcttcttccttgctttgatGCTGGTCAAAAAGATATTCTTTGCCCTCTAAATTTTCACTTCTTTTTATTTAGATCCaattttaagttcaaattagtACGGAGTTCTTATAATAATTGAACTCAAGaacaataataattaataaaaaaaattcgccCCAAAGTTAAATTTATTCCAttgatattaataaatttatttaaatcaaatcaattcatattattttttgttaaaaaaatttgtttatcTACATATATAACAGAAATAATTCAATTTTAATAGCAACATTTCTAAGACTAAAAATGTAAAATACCATtaatagagtaggtctcttgtgagacggtctcacgtatctttatctgtgagacaggtcaactctaccgatattcacaataaaaataataatcttagcataaaaaataatattttttcatggataactcaaataagagatatacgatccgtgagatcgtctcatacagGTTTTTATCCCATGAATAATAACATTTGAATTTCTCCACCAAGTAATTAATTTATGATTGAAATTATGGAGTAGAAGACAGAGACAAAATAGCACGTGTGTTAATACACCATAGAAGAACAGGACAACAAGTTTTAATGTTCGTACAAAATTTCACTTCACAATACTATTACATTTACTCAGGTATGGCGACAAGCAGCGGACGCCACGCTCTCCTCATCAACCGCTGTCGAATCGTCGCCGAAAGCGGACGCAGCGAGCGGTACGCAGCCTCCCTGACGCCGCCATCGGATACGCTGCTCGTTGTCAACAACCTTTCCCGGACATTCTCCGAGGCCATCTCTCCGAAAGCAGGCGGCGACGACACAAACAAATCCTTGAGCTTGTTCCTGGCAGACAACTTCTCACCTTTCTCCGGCGAGCTCCCTTCATTGCTACTGTCCCTCCGATCAGGAGAGCTCTCATCCGGACACTCCGGGAGCCTTCTCCCACCAGCGCGGCCGAGCAGCATTCGAAGGGTTCTCTTCCTGCGGATGTGGATTACATTTACTGGGCTGGTGGCTGGGCTTCTAGTAGGGCTACCTGCAACCGCACACTGTGTCGCCAAGAGTTTGAATTTCTGAAAAGTGGCCATGATATATTCTTCCTTCAATCAAGAAAATGATCAGATTGGGAATTGGAGGGATTCAGAGTGTGGAAAAGCAAGATCTAGGCATCTTGTGTGGAAGGGTATATAGGCAGAGTGCTGTGTGTAATTTTGTAGGTTGAAAGAGAAGAGTTGAGGGGGCTGTTTTAAGTAAGTACGGGAAACCAGCCACTTTTTCGTTTTATTCTCTGTTTCGGTGTTTCCATCCATTTCCTCTGATATTCTTACACGTGGCACCAGGAGAAAGGCCCTCCTTTCGCTCTTGATTTCATCATTCTTTATTGCTAATAGAGACATTTTCTCATTGGATTCTGATTCTTTAATTGTTCAGTCATCTAATATGAATCTATATTAAAGAATCTGAGGTGCAAAAAACTTGAAAACAGAGATTGACAAGTTTATTTTGAACTAAAGCATAGAATTTTCTAGCTCCACATGTTACTGGAAGAAACTACTCAGCAACAGAACCCAAGCCATGTACATTGCCTTGAAACTTATGGTCAAAACCACGTCACTTatgaaaaaaaatacataacatTAACATACATGGAAATTGATGAAATCGTAGGATTACATCTTAAACATGTTTCATGAAGTCCATCTCTCTGTGACAAAAACACCAAGCAGATAAATGGATAAGTTCAGCCACTATAATTAGATGTAGAGCTACCTCCCCATTTGTTGGCGACAACGGAATCCGGTGACGGAGGGTCAACGATGATGCTAAGCAGTCGAGCATCTTCATCCGCCAAAATGTCGAGTACTTCTGCCTTATTCGCATTCAGATCCTCATTCTGAATCCCTCTCAGAACCTCAAGAACATCTTCCATCGAGGGTCTCATATCCCTTTCATGTTGCAAGCATCGAAAAGCTAATTCCGCGACCAATGTGACCATCCTTCGCACTGTACTATTCGTGTCAAAACCAAGATTTGGATCCACCAACTCATGCAATGTCCGGTTCTGGATCTTGTTAATAGCCATGTTTGATAAGTTGATATCTTGCCGGTGTCTGCTTGTGTCCACGGCCTGTAATGATGATATAAGCTCGACTAACATCACTCCGAAGCTATACACGTCACTCTTTTCGGTGAGTTGGTAACACTGGTAGTACTCAGGATCGACATAACCAGGAGTTCCTTGTGGGGCCGTTGATACATGGGTGACATCCGTGGGGAACAATCTGGACAACCCAAAATCGGCAACTTTTACGTGAAAATCTTGGTCTAGAAGAACGTTGTTGGTTTTAACATCTCGATGGATGATGTCTGATTTGTGAAGATATGTAAGTGCTTCAGCTGTTTCAATGGCTATATGTAGCCGAACTGGCCAAGATAGCAAGCCTGATTTGGCTCGTTTTCCATGAAGATGATCAGCCACTGTTCCATTTCGGATGTACTCATAAACTAGTATTAGCTCTCGGCTGCGCCTGGACGTGCATCCATAAAGCATCACAAGGTTTTCGTGCCTTAACCGGGTCAGAATCTCGACTTCATTCATGAATTGCTCCACTCGTCTGACGTTGTTTTCATATAAACGCTTGACTGCAACAGCGCGACCATCAGCTAGCACCCCTGTTTCGAGTAAAAGAAAACAGAAGATCTCATCTTCAATAACCGTGGGCTGAATTAACAAAGTCAAAAAGGAATAAAAAGGGCTTGAATATATACCATAATATACAGTGCCGAATCCACCATCTCCAAGTTCCCTAGAAGGATCGAAGTTATTAGTAGCTTCTTCTAGTTCAGCATAGTCGAAAACATGTGCCCCGAAGTATGTGCTTCCCCAACCCAGTTCGGATTTGGAAGATGGATATGAAGGGATGCTGTTAGTTAAATTCATCGAACTGGGAAACAAGGGACCCTTGCTCGAGGGAGGAGCGGCGATATCCTTGCTCATTTTGTCAACATAGTTGGTTACAATCTGCTTTTTACGCCTCTGTTTACTGTAGAAAATCAAGAATCCGAGCGCAACACTGGCAAGAACTGCGCCAGCTAGGGCCAGACCTGGATCCACACATAGAAAGaactgaaaatcaaaatttcaagcaTAATACATTTTGCGAAAGTGAATGAAATTTGTTCTATTGATGGAGATCGTACCAATAATCAATCCTATTTTCTTCGAAGAGCTATTTCCTGCAGTAGCAATCCCCAAAATCTTAGTTAAAACGATCggataatataaatatataattcaccATTAAGAGAAAAGAATATCACCGATAacaatttacaaaaaaaaaaaaaaaaaagaaaaaaagaagagaaaaaacgATAACATCTCACGAGAAACCAAAAGAGCAAGACATGTAAGTTGTCCAGACTACATTAGTGGCTCAAGAACTTGCATGACAAATCCGTATTACCTTCAGAAGCATTTGAACTAGCTTCTGGAGCAAGTGTTACAGCAAAAGGACAAGGCCTATCTCCACAAATACAAACGGGTTGAACCAAACTCGAATCGAACCCGCATCGCCCGCCTAACCTACTGCACTCGGAGCACCA
It contains:
- the LOC142536955 gene encoding delta(7)-sterol-C5(6)-desaturase-like isoform X1, whose product is MKEDYLKLFVEETSWYNDIVLGSMLPEKWCAALPHFYRGWLRNYVGGTLLYFISGILWCFYIYYLKRNVYIPKDSIPSKKAMFLQIGVAMKAMPWYCALPTISEYMIEHGWTKCYLRICDVGWIPYLCYTIIYLVIVEFGIYWMHRELHDIKPLYKYLHATHHIYNKQNTLSPFAGLAFHPLDGILQAVPHVIVLFLVPVHFTTHIALLFIEAIWTANIHDCIHGKLWPVMGAGYHTIHHTTYRHNYGHYTIWMDWMFGTLRDPMEDEAKKM
- the LOC142536955 gene encoding delta(7)-sterol-C5(6)-desaturase-like isoform X2 — encoded protein: MFLQIGVAMKAMPWYCALPTISEYMIEHGWTKCYLRICDVGWIPYLCYTIIYLVIVEFGIYWMHRELHDIKPLYKYLHATHHIYNKQNTLSPFAGLAFHPLDGILQAVPHVIVLFLVPVHFTTHIALLFIEAIWTANIHDCIHGKLWPVMGAGYHTIHHTTYRHNYGHYTIWMDWMFGTLRDPMEDEAKKM
- the LOC142537865 gene encoding uncharacterized protein LOC142537865, with protein sequence MATFQKFKLLATQCAVAGSPTRSPATSPVNVIHIRRKRTLRMLLGRAGGRRLPECPDESSPDRRDSSNEGSSPEKGEKLSARNKLKDLFVSSPPAFGEMASENVRERLLTTSSVSDGGVREAAYRSLRPLSATIRQRLMRRAWRPLLVAIPE
- the LOC142536956 gene encoding LEAF RUST 10 DISEASE-RESISTANCE LOCUS RECEPTOR-LIKE PROTEIN KINASE-like 1.4 isoform X1, which gives rise to MKAQIPSWFTRFLHLVFATKFFVISQAINGSSNPQQLYNTCSNAFNCGNTINGIGYPFRDIHDPPYCGHPSFILSCDSTNVTRIYLMNTMYQVLEINQAAQIMRVVRDDIMMETCPQVMVNTTLDYTVFGYASTYKNYTFLYGCPASKYPYYNPLSCRSGGSNDGDFVNVYLRPGNLGPGKCNTSVVVLGPGKEDVENGNSTGLVEILREGFEIKWKLDGEACLACTESKGRCGFNIENNQTGCFCPGPPYLADTCSIFANGSSPIPESSPSPSPSPGNSSSKKIGLIIGLALAGAVLASVALGFLIFYSKQRRKKQIVTNYVDKMSKDIAAPPSSKGPLFPSSMNLTNSIPSYPSSKSELGWGSTYFGAHVFDYAELEEATNNFDPSRELGDGGFGTVYYGVLADGRAVAVKRLYENNVRRVEQFMNEVEILTRLRHENLVMLYGCTSRRSRELILVYEYIRNGTVADHLHGKRAKSGLLSWPVRLHIAIETAEALTYLHKSDIIHRDVKTNNVLLDQDFHVKVADFGLSRLFPTDVTHVSTAPQGTPGYVDPEYYQCYQLTEKSDVYSFGVMLVELISSLQAVDTSRHRQDINLSNMAINKIQNRTLHELVDPNLGFDTNSTVRRMVTLVAELAFRCLQHERDMRPSMEDVLEVLRGIQNEDLNANKAEVLDILADEDARLLSIIVDPPSPDSVVANKWGGSSTSNYSG
- the LOC142536956 gene encoding LEAF RUST 10 DISEASE-RESISTANCE LOCUS RECEPTOR-LIKE PROTEIN KINASE-like 1.4 isoform X2, which gives rise to MPPFPLFITLVATLFTAVRSQNDAATFPDCDRTFSCGAITNITYPFTGGDRPSYCGVPEYALTCRDDTITEMTHGALVYRVLQLDQTQKTLVLSRSDLYTTTCPSEFRNTTLNSSLFSYEIVQNEDLSLFYGCNTTAMTVTPTNLFQCNSGGFSFTNAYYIIGPVPTDPILRILSCSVSITVPVLRDVGNLLSNLQLTLGKALTEGFGVNYVDPYEKWCSECSRLGGRCGFDSSLVQPVCICGDRPCPFAVTLAPEASSNASEGNSSSKKIGLIIGLALAGAVLASVALGFLIFYSKQRRKKQIVTNYVDKMSKDIAAPPSSKGPLFPSSMNLTNSIPSYPSSKSELGWGSTYFGAHVFDYAELEEATNNFDPSRELGDGGFGTVYYGVLADGRAVAVKRLYENNVRRVEQFMNEVEILTRLRHENLVMLYGCTSRRSRELILVYEYIRNGTVADHLHGKRAKSGLLSWPVRLHIAIETAEALTYLHKSDIIHRDVKTNNVLLDQDFHVKVADFGLSRLFPTDVTHVSTAPQGTPGYVDPEYYQCYQLTEKSDVYSFGVMLVELISSLQAVDTSRHRQDINLSNMAINKIQNRTLHELVDPNLGFDTNSTVRRMVTLVAELAFRCLQHERDMRPSMEDVLEVLRGIQNEDLNANKAEVLDILADEDARLLSIIVDPPSPDSVVANKWGGSSTSNYSG